From Saccharomycodes ludwigii strain NBRC 1722 chromosome IV, whole genome shotgun sequence, one genomic window encodes:
- the TOK1 gene encoding Tok1p (similar to Saccharomyces cerevisiae YJL093C | TOK1 | outward-rectifier potassium channel of the plasma membrane): MEYNDFGPWKYDSRTLKFNHNKIVLINLEPHSREFLFWFGISCYFPVITAVTGPIANMLSIACVVNKWRMTSTGKELSDPHGIFAINVLSLIIGCISNVVLLMHFSKKISYLQSQMLNIIGWTLASVLLLIDVIVCSRIEYKHGLYHRAIGFWYAVFTVILYFCCTLTLSVHFLGYFRNVYPPEFNLTDNERAVMVYTFCLSIWFIWGAGMFSGLLDISYGVGLYYETVSVLTVGLGDFVPHNPAGKIMCLIFSLIGVILVGLIVAMTSSIIKSSAGPIIVLHKLERERLKFLKIYELKRKQSPHNKNLINNYESIEQFRLMRQLQIKVHKRTKMITLFITLFIFISFWLVGALVFKFAESWDYFDAMYFCFLCLITIGYGDFAPKSSAGRAFWVIWALAAVPLMTALISTVGDFLFDMGTSVITIFDNKVRWGLFFIFRTLKHLIFYKRTGNQSIQQDLRIEHREEEQEEEIQEETYDQDLETHQAEETLHDLASQRLGQLQDIPTDEEVHVKIKQIMLLQKNYSVLSYEDHNYKLKFEEWVYFYSLLEDIKFQFLNIDNFWLSEYSPLRYPMNESRFALLQLTGSLEQEVENIISRATKKSPSVSNNYVRETSNDTSAFQNYSTHLTKIKHKRSNSF, translated from the coding sequence ATGGAATATAATGATTTTGGGCCATGGAAGTATGATTCAAGGacattaaaatttaacCATAATAAAATCGTGCTAATCAATCTAGAACCTCATTCAAGggaatttcttttttggttCGGCATATCATGCTATTTCCCAGTCATTACTGCTGTCACTGGTCCTATTGCGAATATGTTGTCAATCGCTTGTGTTGTTAATAAATGGAGAATGACTTCCACCGGCAAAGAACTTTCGGATCCGCATGGTATTTTTGCAATCAATGTTCTTTCCTTAATTATCGGTTGCATCTCAAACGTGGTTTTGCTAATgcatttttctaaaaaaatctCTTATCTTCAATCCCAAATGCTTAACATAATTGGTTGGACTTTAGCATCTGTTTTATTACTAATCGATGTTATAGTATGCAGTAGGATTGAATATAAACATGGATTGTACCACAGAGCAATAGGCTTTTGGTATGCCGTCTTTACtgtaattttatatttttgttgtacACTAACCTTATCAGTACATTTTTTGGGCTATTTCAGAAATGTCTATCCACCAGAGTTTAATTTAACTGACAACGAAAGAGCTGTAATGGTTTACACCTTTTGTTTATCTATTTGGTTCATATGGGGCGCAGGTATGTTTTCAGGCTTATTGGATATTTCTTATGGTGTTGGATTATATTACGAAACAGTTTCAGTATTAACTGTTGGGCTAGGTGATTTTGTTCCCCACAACCCTGCTGGGAAAATTAtgtgtttaattttttcgtTGATAGGTGTCATTTTAGTTGGTTTAATTGTAGCAATGACGTCAAGTATTATCAAAAGTTCTGCTGGTCCTATTATTGTCCTTCACAAATTGGAAAGAGAAAGACTAAAGTTCCTGAAAATATAcgaattgaaaagaaaacaatcgccacataataaaaacttgaTCAACAATTATGAAAGTATAGAGCAATTCAGATTGATGAGACAATTACAAATTAAGGTTCACAAGAGAACGAAAATGATCACCTTGTTTATAacactttttatttttatttcattttggCTTGTCGGCGCTTTGGTTTTCAAGTTTGCTGAAAGTTGGGATTATTTTGATGCAATGTATTTCTGCTTCCTTTGTTTGATTACCATCGGTTATGGTGATTTTGCACCAAAGTCTTCTGCTGGGAGGGCATTCTGGGTTATTTGGGCTTTGGCAGCTGTGCCATTGATGACTGCATTGATTTCCACTGTCGGTGACTTCCTTTTTGATATGGGAACCTCAGTTATTACAATTTTCGACAACAAAGTTAGATGGGGtctatttttcattttcagaACTTTGaaacatttaattttttacaaacGCACAGGGAATCAATCAATACAACAAGATCTCAGAATAGAGCATCGTgaagaagaacaagaagaagaaatcCAGGAAGAAACCTACGACCAAGACCTGGAAACTCACCAAGCAGAGGAAACTTTACATGATCTGGCTTCCCAAAGACTTGGGCAACTTCAAGATATTCCAACAGATGAAGAAGTCCATGTCAAAATTAAGCAGATCATGCTACTgcagaaaaattattctgTGCTGTCATATGAAGATCACAATTACAAGTTAAAGTTTGAAGAATgggtttatttttattctttgttggaagatattaaatttcagtttttaaatatagaTAACTTCTGGCTGTCAGAGTATTCTCCCTTGAGATATCCAATGAATGAGTCACGGTTTGCGCTGCTACAACTAACAGGTTCATTAGAACAAGAAGTGGAGAATATCATTTCAAGGGCTACGAAAAAATCACCTTCTGTCTCCAACAATTATGTGCGAGAAACTTCTAATGATACTAGCGCATTTCAAAACTATTCAACCCATTTAACTAAAATTAAGCACAAGAGATCCAACTCTttttga
- the SRS2 gene encoding DNA helicase SRS2 (similar to Saccharomyces cerevisiae YJL092W | SRS2 | Suppressor of Rad Six): MSSPLSFLSDLNESQRLAVEFDPDGVLQVIAGPGTGKTKVLISRVLYLLIIKEINPESIIITTFSNKAKEEILERLHNGLINTPINERSITVGTFHGICFSLLKKYGKNINVERFDVIQESDQDNIIKKAIADIPDQVLDRCNVYGRKVNLMEPKNNGEYGLSIRLVKKQISKLKNKAITFHDYQNSTDKDIPLEYFYSAYEEGLLRNEKIDFDDMLLYAYKLLKKINCIPKVKHVLVDEFQDTSVLQIQLMFLMARGSNVHSCGITAVGDPDQSIYLFREAMPNNFQEMANVCKLPVSNILLTENYRSTQKILHFSETLMNQQKKGRVNRVNLRAQFDLKFGPIYMNFPSLKAEALGIVAELIYLKSLSNGFKYNDFAILVRQNRQLIYIERALIDFRIPYRITKGRTFWEKKEVRTIMNLLRIVCSDHEPSAIKEVLLYPPRGLGVSGLAKISNRFMNAANAFEELKQSKNTLPRNGLKVVDGLIKSIEECREMLRVNLPTKDNLRLIFEKLYKDSQMEYLYLYHGDVRKADPKKEPDYQNVRHKNVLVVKEQLLEYVPSDELQTKNNEIESDIIDFLKATSQDSNPELAEEKISDATKQLDLASVSETSTHIPQNMADADNKSQLNIAYDKNFILDFIRSVSLFGSDTTESSATGLDSSDKVTLSTVHKAKGLEWSVVFVPGCSDGFIPSFFGDADDNDDDDDDDDDNNNNNNNNNNNDNVTASDNGKTDTGFSDDNKSFKYKITPEDLLDEERRVFYVALTRAKKYLYLSSIDFNEMSGMKLNKSEFLTNDFLKQCEPHQRIFDNIKCIKQFYESCDVPVDNPKFSFESLIEDYSLFLSNERTAFYWKKTPVFNKANINILENTGNQYLNDFTTAANIMDGFNKKKNMIKNNNNNNSTAKKSLLSSRKTLYTNTNSSFAPKTIDKKSSKTLIIPKAYAPKIVQREDSELDLLQPPTKICTSRKAIRSNVNKPTDNIYKRPMPLNLNVNKDNSAVEPFQSPTKNYALKSITVATGNNTTSDNVCKSPTKIFAPKPEDYYLRSPTKKKSYAPDKPKEIKLDDTTSSFTKEGEEEEESDNEVDVTAAEILHNPEELQIDESLILTDAASLAGKVLPVMNKKGKKKMGHIKEDGKCENASDAENLKTVNSRKKVTRGKIKKKRVLAPVGKDILSVLKKCQEKSKKIDTEYIELD; this comes from the coding sequence ATGTCTTCACCTTTATCCTTTTTATCAGATTTAAATGAATCACAAAGGCTTGCAGTGGAGTTTGATCCAGATGGTGTACTACAGGTTATAGCTGGGCCAGGTACCGGTAAAACAAAAGTTTTGATATCCAGagttttatatttacttataataaaagaaataaatccagaatcaataataataacaacttTTAGCAATAAGGCCAAAGAAGAAATACTCGAGCGACTGCATAATGGCTTGATAAACACACCGATAAATGAAAGGTCTATCACGGTGGGTACATTTCATGGCATCTGTTTTTcattactaaaaaaatatggtaAAAACATAAACGTGGAAAGGTTCGATGTTATTCAAGAGAGTGATCAAGACAACATCATTAAAAAAGCCATTGCAGATATTCCGGACCAAGTTCTGGACCGCTGTAATGTTTATGGGAGAAAGGTCAATTTGATGGAGCCCAAAAACAACGGAGAATATGGCTTAAGTATTAGGTTAGTAAAAAAACAGATTTcgaaattaaaaaacaaagccATTACGTTTCATGACTATCAAAACTCAACTGACAAGGATATTCCCTtggaatatttttatagtgCTTACGAAGAGGGTTTGTtgagaaatgaaaaaatagaCTTTGATGACATGTTGTTGTATGCCTAcaaattgttgaaaaaaataaactgtATTCCCAAAGTAAAGCATGTTTTAGTTGACGAGTTCCAAGACACAAGCGTTTTGCAAATCCAGTTAATGTTCCTAATGGCCAGAGGGAGCAATGTCCACTCCTGCGGTATAACTGCTGTTGGTGATCCTGATCAAtccatatatttatttagagAAGCGATGCCCAATAACTTTCAAGAAATGGCCAATGTTTGTAAACTCCCCGTTAGCAACATACTACTAACTGAAAATTATAGATCTacacaaaaaattttgcaTTTTAGTGAAACTTTAATGAACCAACAGAAGAAAGGTAGGGTAAATAGAGTAAATTTACGCGCACAGTTTGATTTGAAGTTTGGTCCAATTTACATGAATTTTCCTAGTTTAAAGGCAGAAGCATTGGGGATAGTTGCTGAGCTTATTTACCTCAAGAGCCTATCCAATGGCTTTAAGTATAATGATTTCGCAATTTTGGTGCGTCAAAACAGACAATTGATATACATTGAAAGGGCACTGATTGATTTTAGAATACCCTACAGAATCACTAAAGGGCGCACATTTTGGGAGAAGAAGGAGGTGCGGACTATCATGAACCTTTTGAGAATTGTATGTTCTGATCATGAGCCTTCTGCCATTAAAGAAGTTTTGTTGTATCCACCAAGGGGATTAGGTGTTTCTGGACTAGCTAAGATTAGTAATAGATTCATGAACGCAGCAAACGCTTTTGAAGAGTTAAAGcaatcaaaaaatacacTACCGAGGAACGGATTGAAAGTTGTGGACGGTCTTATTAAAAGTATTGAGGAATGCAGAGAAATGTTAAGAGTAAATTTACCAACAAAGGACAATTTAAGactaatttttgaaaagttgTATAAAGACTCGCAAATGGAATATCTTTATCTGTACCATGGTGATGTTAGAAAGGCTGACCCGAAGAAAGAACCAGATTATCAAAATGTAAGGCATAAAAACGTTCTTGTAGTTAAAGAACAACTTTTGGAATATGTACCATCTGATGAGTTacaaactaaaaataacgaAATAGAGTCCGacattattgattttttaaaagcaaCCAGTCAGGATTCCAATCCCGAATTAgctgaagaaaaaatatcagaCGCTACAAAGCAACTTGATCTAGCTTCCGTTTCTGAAACTTCTACTCATATACCACAAAATATGGCTGATGCAGATAACAAATCCCAGCTTAATATTGCTTATGACAAAAACTTTATCCTGGATTTTATCAGATCTGTTAGTCTTTTTGGAAGTGATACAACAGAGTCTAGTGCAACTGGACTTGATTCAAGTGATAAAGTTACCCTATCCACTGTTCACAAAGCTAAAGGTTTGGAATGGTCAGTTGTATTTGTTCCTGGTTGTTCTGATGGGTTTATCCCCTCCTTTTTTGGTGATGCAGACGAtaacgatgatgatgatgatgatgatgatgataataataataataataataataataataataatgataatgtcACTGCTAGTGATAATGGAAAAACTGATACTGGTTTTTCCGATGATAACAAGTCTTtcaaatacaaaattaCACCTGAAGATTTACTGGATGAAGAGCGAAGAGTATTTTATGTCGCATTGACAAGGGCCAAAAAGTATCTATATCTAAGTtctattgattttaatgaaaTGAGCGGAATGAAACTAAACAAGAGTGAATTCTTAActaatgattttttaaaacaatgCGAGCCGCATCAAAGAAtctttgataatattaaatgcATTAAACAGTTTTACGAATCGTGTGATGTACCTGTTGATAATCCAAAATTTTCCTTTGAATCTCTTATTGAAGATTattccctttttttatccaatgAAAGAACAGCattttattggaaaaagaCGCCTGTTTTTAACAAAgctaatattaatatattagaAAACACGGGAAACCAATACTTGAATGATTTTACCACTGCAGCCAATATTATGGAtggttttaataaaaagaaaaatatgataaagaataacaataataataactcAACAGCgaaaaaaagtttactTTCCTCCAGAAAAACTTTGTATACTAATACCAATTCTAGTTTTGCTCCAAAAACtatagataaaaaaagttcCAAGACTCTTATTATCCCTAAAGCATATGCACCTAAGATTGTTCAAAGGGAGGATTCAGAACTAGATTTACTTCAACCACCGACAAAAATATGTACTTCTAGAAAAGCGATTAGATCTAATGTTAATAAACCCACTGACAACATTTATAAACGTCCTATGCCCCTCAATTTGAATGTTAATAAAGACAATTCTGCTGTTGAACCGTTTCAATCACCAACAAAGAACTATGCTCTGAAATCAATAACTGTCGCAACTGGCAACAACACAACTAGTGATAATGTTTGTAAGTCACCGACTAAAATATTTGCACCTAAACCAGaggattattatttgagGAGCccgacaaaaaaaaagtcataTGCACCTGATAAACCTAAGGAAATTAAATTAGATGATACAACATCTTCTTTTACTAAAGAGGGagaggaggaagaagaaagtgACAATGAGGTGGATGTTACGGCAGCTGAGATACTACATAATCCTGAAGAACTGCAAATCGATGAGAGCCTAATACTTACGGACGCAGCCAGTTTGGCAGGGAAAGTATTGCCTGttatgaataaaaaagggaaaaaaaagatgggACACATAAAAGAAGACGGTAAATGTGAAAATGCGTCAGATGCAGAAAATCTCAAAACGGTTAACAGCAGGAAAAAAGTCACTAGAgggaaaattaaaaagaaaagagtgCTTGCTCCTGTGGgaaaagatattttatctgttcttaaaaaatgtcaagaaaaatcaaaaaaaatagatacaGAATATATAGAATTGGATTGA
- the GWT1 gene encoding glucosaminyl-phosphotidylinositol O-acyltransferase (similar to Saccharomyces cerevisiae YJL091C | GWT1 | GPI-anchored Wall protein Transfer), translated as MATLKERKELFVTGLSGGTISEINYVTSIALTTYLCSQLILNSSSYGKITVLIIDFLLNWAAVLLSITTYSDSPIFLNILILLPTIVYKLLTANSNNSEKPLPNHNKHKQKDFKLTKKSFITGYRGTMLVLTSIAILAVDFQIFPRRFAKVETWGTSLMDLGVGSFVFSNGVVSARSYFKKQIKEKNLEKIGNANKPKLFSEVLASLKSGAVLLLLGLLRLFFVKNLEYQEHVTEYGVHWNFFITLSLLPPFLVLFVDPILQVAPIPRFFVALIISLSFELFLIFDESFLKYLVLSPRYDFLSSNREGLASFLGYSSIFLWGQTIGGFLLGNRPTLKNLYKISIETPTTARDQKRWDTVTPLKGLITWFVILLTLSKLVFEVDPYDVSRRFANLPYVLWVVTYNIGFLLCYCLIDSIVLKNEDNYKVPLTLESMNSNGLIMFLVANVSTGLCNMCINTLDKTTIQALTILLIYCLFVCSIGLLLFINRIFIKL; from the coding sequence atgGCAACCCTAAAAGAACGTAAAGAATTATTTGTCACAGGCTTGAGTGGAGGTACAATTTCAGAAATCAATTATGTCACATCAATAGCATTAACCACATATCTATGTTCCCAATTAATACTtaattcatcatcataTGGTAAAATCACAGTTCTCATTATTGACTTTTTACTGAATTGGGCTGCTGTTTTATTGTCTATCACTACATATTCAGATTCCCCcatctttttaaatatattgatattattgcCCACAAttgtatataaattattgacTGCGAATAGTAACAACTCTGAAAAACCTCTTCCTAATCATAATAAGCACAAACAgaaagattttaaattgaccaaaaaaagttttatcaCCGGGTATCGTGGTACTATGCTAGTTTTAACTTCAATTGCGATATTAGCTGTTGATTTCCAAATATTCCCACGTAGATTTGCTAAAGTCGAGACTTGGGGTACATCATTGATGGACTTAGGTGTCGGTTCATTTGTTTTCAGTAACGGAGTGGTATCAGCACGttcttattttaaaaaacaaattaaagaaaaaaatttagaaaaaattggaaatgcAAATAAACCTAAACTTTTTAGCGAGGTGTTAGCGAGTCTGAAATCTGGCGctgttttgttattactggGTTTATTGAGACTTTTCTTTGTGAAAAATCTAGAATATCAAGAACATGTTACTGAATATGGGGTCCATTGGAATTTTTTCATCACGTTATCCTTGTTGCCACCTTTTCTGgttttatttgttgatCCTATTCTTCAAGTAGCACCTATTCCCAGATTTTTTGTAGCACTTATAATTTCCTTATCCTTTGaactttttctaatttttgaCGAGAGCTTTCTTAAATATTTGGTATTAAGTCCAAGATATGACTTTTTAAGTTCTAATAGAGAAGGATTAGCGTCATTTTTAGGTTATAGCTCTATATTTTTGTGGGGTCAAACTATTGGTGGGTTTTTATTAGGTAATAGACCAACTTTAAAAAACCTATACAAAATATCTATTGAAACACCAACAACTGCCAGAGATCAAAAAAGGTGGGATACGGTTACACCTTTAAAGGGACTAATTACATGGtttgttatattattaacactTTCAAAATTAGTTTTTGAGGTTGATCCATATGATGTATCAAGAAGATTTGCTAATCTTCCTTACGTTTTGTGGGTTGTGACTTATAATATCGGGTTTTTGTTATGCTATTGTCTGATTGATTCTATAgtgttaaaaaatgaagataATTACAAAGTTCCATTAACACTTGAAAGTATGAACTCTAATGGGCTAATTATGTTTTTAGTAGCCAACGTTAGTACCGGCTTATGTAATATGTGCATCAACACCTTAGATAAAACAACTATTCAAGCTTTGACCATATTgttaatttattgtttgtttgtatGTTCTATTggattgttattatttatcaataggatttttataaaacttTAG